Proteins found in one Panicum hallii strain FIL2 chromosome 4, PHallii_v3.1, whole genome shotgun sequence genomic segment:
- the LOC112888598 gene encoding uncharacterized protein LOC112888598 isoform X2: MAAQGSLIAWRAVFAALGVLMVGTLVYTCATDGSPFRPELLTPWMVATLVDFYVNVIAISAWVIYKEASWVSSAVWVVLLFCFGSAATCAYIVMKLFEVTPAGPSQDPLDLLFIRQGNLSQRKCSYVIIGRIIFSILGIFMAAVVTYTVITDGLPFRKELLTPWMAATLIDFYINIFAISVWVAHKESSWISTTIWIVLLICFGSITTCGYIVLQLLQVSYQDPIYHVLLNSHSKKI; this comes from the exons ATGGCGGCGCAGGGGTCCCTAATCGCTTGGAGGGCGGTGTTCGCGGCGCTGGGCGTGCTCATGGTGGGCACGCTGGTGTACACCTGCGCCACCGACGGCTCGCCGTTCCGCCCCGAGCTGCTTACGCC ATGGATGGTGGCAACACTGGTTGATTTTTATGTGAATGTAATTGCAATCTCG GCATGGGTTATCTACAAGGAAGCAAGCTGGGTTAGTTCTGCCGTGTGGGTGGTTCTGTTGTTTTGCTTTGGCAG TGCTGCTACTTGCGCTTATATTGTTATGAAGCTTTTTGAAGTAACACCTGCGGGACCATCCCAAGATCCACTTGATCTTCTGTTTATCAG GCAAGGTAACCTATCCCAGAGAAAATGCTCTTATGTCATAATTGGAAGGATTATTTTCAGCATTTTGGGGATATTCATGGCTGCCGTTGTCACATATACTGTTATCACTGATGGACTTCCTTTTAGGAAGGAATTGTTGACACC GTGGATGGCGGCAACCTTAATTGATTTCTACATAAATATCTTTGCAATATCG GTTTGGGTTGCTCATAAGGAATCGTCTTGGATATCAACTACCATTTGGATTGTCTTGTTGATATGCTTTGGAAG CATCACAACATGCGGATACATTGTTCTCCAACTTCTCCAAGTATCATATCAAGACCCAATCTACCACGTGCTATTGAACTCTCATAGCAA GAAGATTTGA
- the LOC112888596 gene encoding histone deacetylase 1 isoform X1 produces the protein MDASAGGGGNSLPTTGADGSKRRVCYFYDAEVGNYYYGQGHPMKPHRIRMTHALLGRYGLLDQMQVLRPHPARDRDLCRFHADDYVAFLRSVTPETQQDQIRALKRFNVGEDCPVFDGLYSFCQTYAGGSVGGAVKLNHGHDIAINWAGGLHHAKKCEASGFCYVNDIVLAILELLKYHQRVLYVDIDIHHGDGVEEAFYTTDRVMTVSFHKFGDYFPGTGDIRDVGHSKGKYYSLNVPLDDGIDDESYQSLFKPIMGKVMEVFNPGAVVLQCGADSLSGDRLGCFNLSIKGHAECVRFMRSFNVPLLLLGGGGYTIRNVARCWCYETGVALGHELTDKMPANEYYEYFGPDYTLHVAPSNMENKNTRHQLDDIRSKLLDNLSKLRHAPSVQFQERPPETELPEQDEDKENADERGDADSDVEMNDAKPLEDSGRRSSIQGVRMKKEPAETEGTDLDVNSVAAEHSRGSGPVADGVGSSKPTLPNDASPMAIDEQGAQKVETESSNKLQEQPTMQQKP, from the exons ATGGACGcgtcggccggcggcggcggcaactcCCTGCCGACCACCGGCGCGGACGGCTCGAAGCGGCGCGTCTGCTACTTCTACGACGCGGAGGTGGGCAACTACTACTACGGGCAGGGCCACCCGATGAAGCCGCACCGCATCCGCATGACCCACGCGCTGCTCGGCCGCTACGGCCTCCTCGACCAGATGCAGGTGCTCCGGCCCCACCCCGCCCGCGACCGCGACCTCTGCCGCTTCCACGCCGACGACTACGTCGCCTTCCTCCGCTCCGTCACCCCCGAGACGCAGCAGGACCAGATCCGCGCGCTCAAGAGGTTCAACGTCGGCGAGGACTGCCCCGTCTTCGACGGGCTCTACAGCTTCTGCCAGACCTACGCGGGGGGATCCGTCGGCGGCGCCGTCAAGCTCAACCACGGCCACGACATCGCCATCAACTGGGCCGGCGGACTCCACCACGCCAAGAAGTGCGAGGCCTCCGGGTTCTGCTATGTCAATGACATCGTCCTCGCCATCCTCGAGCTCCTCAAGTACCACCAG CGCGTTCTGTACGTGGATATTGATATCCACCACGGTGATGGCGTGGAGGAGGCATTTTACACCACGGACCGGGTGATGACGGTCTCGTTCCATAAGTTTGGGGATTATTTCCCTGGGACAGGGGACATTCGTGACGTTGGACACTCGAAGGGGAAGTACTACTCACTGAATGTCCCGTTGGATGATGGTATTGATGATGAGAGCTACCAGTCATTGTTCAAGCCGATAATGGGCAAGGTGATGGAGGTCTTCAACCCTGGTGCTGTCGTGCTTCAGTGCGGTGCCGATTCCTTATCAGGTGACAGGTTGGGCTGTTTCAACCTGTCTATTAAGGGGCATGCTGAATGCGTGAGATTCATGAGGTCTTTCAATGTCCCGCTATTGCTGCTTGGTGGTGGCGGGTATACCATAAGAAATGTTGCACGATGTTGGTGCTATGAG ACAGGAGTTGCCCTGGGTCATGAGCTCACTGACAAGATGCCCGCTAATGAGTACTATGAGTACTTTGGTCCAGATTACACTCTACATGTTGCTCCAAGTAACATGGAGAACAAAAACACACGGCATCAATTGGATGATATAAGATCAAAACTTCTTGATAATCTATCAAAACTGCGACACGCTCCTAGTGTCCAATTTCAAGAGCGACCTCCAGAGACTGAGTTACCTGAG CAAGATGAAGATAAAGAGAATGCTGATGAAAGAGGTGATGCTGATTCTGATGTGGAAATGAATGATGCCAAGCCTTTGGAGGACTCTGGAAG GAGAAGCAGCATACAAGGTGTAAGAATGAAGAAGGAACCTGCTGAGACAGAGGGAACTGATCTG GATGTTAATAGTGTGGCTGCAGAACATTCAAGAGGTAGTGGACCTGTGGCTGATGGAGTTGGGTCCTCAAAACCAACACTG CCTAATGATGCAAGTCCAATGGCCATAGATGAACAAGGTGCTCAGAAAGTTGAAACAGAGAGCTCAAACAAATTGCAGGAACAACCAACGATGCAACAGAAACCATGA
- the LOC112888593 gene encoding receptor kinase-like protein Xa21, translating into MASANAGTPGFPVLAAIALACLPCFLSIASSSAPSAPPHDTPDTDLQALLCLKLRLSGTTGAMASWRNDSAQYCSWPGVTCSKRHTSRVVSLALDSASLHGQIPPCIGNLTFLRSIHLPNNKLNGQIPPELGNLNHLTYLNLSYNGLTGIIPNSLSSCSRLQIIDLANNFLDGEIPSSLSECSELQKIHLFNNKLHGIIPNGLGTLSKLSVLFLANNNLTGDIPSSLGSNSILSTVILTNNTLTGGIPPLLANSSSLQFLDLTNNHLSGEIPSALFNSSSIVVLALGVNNFVGSIPPLVRISSPLEILILSENSLSGCMPSSLGNFSSLTWLLLSQNSIQGSIPSSLSIIPTLEQLDLSFNNLSGTVPDSLYNMSTLTYLHMGTNSLVGEIPNNIGHTLPNIQTLILQGNKFSGQIPLSLALATNIQVINLRDNALHGIVPSFRNLPYLTELNLGINQLGAGDWSFLSSLRNCDQLVHLCLDMNILEGTLPSSIGHLPRSLQVLLLTANKISGTIPQEIEHLKNLTLLYMEHNLLAGNLPDSIGNLPNLFTLSLSQNKLSGQIPHSISNLSQLNVLNLQENNLSGSIPKALGYCKKLEALNLSHNSFSGSIPKELFTLSALAEGLDLSHNQLSGEIPLEIGGLINLESLNISNNQLSGIIPSTLGDCMHLESLHMEGNLLHGAIPKPFINLRGVTEMDLSQNNLSGEIPEFFESLTSMKLLNLSFNNLQGPVPTGGIFQNTGEVFIQGNKLLCANIPLLQLPQCNKEASKKWRASVILKIVGSTVLSLVLLSLFAVVILKKRKKVTQSSHPSCKELLQCSYADLVKATNGFSLANLVGSGKSGSVYKGRFEFEENTVAIKVFKLDQLGIPKSFLTECEVLRNTRHRNLVRVITACSTLDTSGHEFKALILEYMPNGSLEGWLYPKLNNYGLKRPLSLSSRITIATDIASALDYLHNRCVQPVVHCDLKPSNILLDDAMVARLADFGLAKFLQSFSHSCHHSSTSLLGPRGSIGYIAPEYGLGSKLSTEGDVYSYGIIILEMLTGKRPTDEMFTNGLNLHTFVEKAFPQKITEVLDPCIVPSSEDGDVHDNLNHGNNATDGVKSCIVQLVKLGLLCSMETPKDRPTMQDVYAEVITIKEAFAALHG; encoded by the exons ATGGCGTCCGCGAACGCGGGCACCCCTGGTTTCCCTGTGCTTGCGGCCATCGCGCTCGCATGCTTACCCTGCTTCCTCTCGATTGCATCTTCTTCAGCTCCCAGTGCACCACCTCACGACACACCTGACACTGATCTCCAGGCGCTGCTTTGCCTCAAGCTCCGCCTCTCCGGCACCACCGGCGCCATGGCTTCATGGAGAAATGATTCAGCGCAGTACTGCAGCTGGCCTGGTGTCACCTGCAGCAAGAGACACACATCTCGTGTGGTCTCCCTGGCTCTCGATTCAGCTAGCCTCCATGGTCAGATACCACCTTGTATTGGCAACCTCACTTTTCTTAGGTCTATTCACCTTCCGAATAATAAACTGAATGGGCAAATTCCACCTGAACTGGGGAACCTGAATCACCTCACCTATTTGAACCTCAgctacaacggcctcactggCATCATACCAAACTCTCTGTCTTCCTGCTCTCGCCTTCAGATCATTGATCTGGCGAACAATTTTCTTGACGGTGAGATCCCCTCGAGTCTCAGCGAATGTTCAGAACTTCAGAAGATCCACCTGTTCAACAACAAACTACATGGAATCATCCCAAACGGGTTAGGTACACTCTCCAAACTATCAGTTTTATTTCTCGCCAACAACAATCTAACCGGCGACATTCCTTCTTCACTTGGAAGCAATTCAATTCTCAGTACTGTCATCCTCACAAACAACACGCTGACCGGAGGCATCCCACCTCTCCTTGCAAATAGTTCATCACTTCAATTTTTAGATTTGACAAACAATCATCTCAGTGGGGAGATTCCTTCTGCCCTTTTTAATAGCTCATCAATTGTAGTATTAGCCCTTGGAGTTAACAACTTTGTTGGATCTATCCCACCACTCGTGCGTATCTCCTCACCACTAGAGATTCTAATCCTATCCGAAAACAGTCTCTCTGGTTGCATGCCTTCCTCTCTAGGAAACTTTTCCTCTCTTACTTGGCTCTTGCTTTCGCAGAACAGCATCCAAGGATCCATCCCATCGAGTTTAAGCATCATTCCTACATTAGAACAATTAGACCTGAGTTTCAACAACCTGTCAGGGACTGTTCCAGATTCTCTTTACAACATGTCAACACTGACATACCTTCACATGGGCACGAACAGCCTTGTTGGGGAAATTCCAAATAACATTGGACACACCCTACCAAATATTCAGACACTGATTTTACAAGGAAATAAATTTAGCGGTCAAATCCCTTTATCACTGGCCCTCGCAACAAATATTCAAGTGATAAATCTCCGTGACAATGCACTCCATGGAATTGTTCCCTCTTTTAGGAACCTTCCCTACTTAACTGAACTCAATCTAGGAATAAATCAACTCGGAGCCGGAGACTGGTCGTTCTTATCCTCACTGAGAAATTGCGACCAGTTGGTTCACTTATGCCTAGACATGAACATCCTTGAAGGAACACTACCAAGTTCCATTGGCCACCTTCCAAGGAGTTTACAAGTATTATTGTTAACAGCAAACAAAATATCTGGAACCATACCGCAGGAGATAGAGCACCTCAAAAACCTTACACTTCTTTACATGGAACATAATTTACTTGCTGGAAATCTCCCAGACTCAATTGGAAATCTTCCAAACTTGTTTACCCTTAGCTTATCCCAAAACAAACTTTCCGGACAAATACCGCATTCCATTAGTAATCTCAGTCAACTAAATGTGCTTAATTTACAAGAAAATAATTTGAGTGGTTCAATCCCAAAAGCTTTGGGATACTGCAAAAAATTGGAAGCACTGAACCTCTCCCATAATAGCTTCAGTGGCAGCATACCAAAGGAGCTCTTTACTCTTTCCGCACTTGCGGAAGGTTTGGATTTGTCTCACAACCAACTATCTGGAGAAATACCGCTCGAGATTGGAGGCTTGATCAACCTCGAGTCCCTGAATATTTCCAATAACCAATTGAGTGGAATAATCCCCTCCACTCTAGGAGACTGCATGCACTTGGAGTCCCTCCACATGGAAGGGAACCTTCTACATGGGGCAATCCCTAAACCTTTCATTAATTTGAGAGGCGTCACTGAGATGGATCTTTCTCAAAATAACCTGTCTGGTGAAATCCCTGAGTTCTTTGAGTCTTTGACATCTATGAAGCTTCTGAATTTGTCATTCAACAACCTTCAGGGACCAGTACCAACAGGTGGGATATTTCAGAACACAGGAGAGGTGTTCATTCAAGGTAACAAGTTGCTATGCGCCAATATCCCTTTGCTACAGCTGCCACAATGTAATAAAGAGGCATCCAAAAAATGGCGAGCCTCTGTTATTCTGAAGATAGTAGGATCTACTGTCCTTTCTTTGGTCTTGCTATCACTGTTTGCCGTTGTTATTttgaagaagagaaagaaagtTACACAGTCATCTCATCCATCTTGCAAGGAGTTGCTGCAGTGCTCGTATGCTGATTTAGTCAAAGCAACAAATGGCTTCTCTTTGGCCAACTTGGTTGGCTCTGGAAAATCTGGATCAGTCTACAAAGGTAGATTTGAGTTTGAAGAAAATACGGTTGCTATCAAGGTTTTCAAACTTGATCAACTTGGAATACCAAAGAGCTTCCTTACTGAGTGTGAGGTATTGAGGAACACTCGCCATCGTAATCTTGTAAGGGTGATTACTGCATGCTCAACATTGGATACATCAGGACATGAATTCAAAGCTCTTATTCTTGAATATATGCCTAATGGTAGCCTAGAGGGCTGGCTCTATCCTAAACTGAACAATTATGGATTGAAAAGACCATTGAGTTTGAGCTCCAGAATAACAATAGCAACGGACATAGCTTCTGCTTTGGATTATCTACACAATCGTTGTGTGCAGCCTGTGGTCCATTGTGATTTGAAGCCCAGCAATATCCTTCTTGATGATGCTATGGTTGCACGTCTTGCTGACTTCGGGTTAGCTAAGTTTCTTCAAAGTTTTAGTCATTCTTGCCATCATAGTTCTACAAGCTTACTGGGACCAAGAGGATCAATAGGATACATTGCGCCAG AGTACGGCTTGGGGAGCAAACTCTCAACTGAAGGCGATGTCTACAGCTATGGAATTATCATCCTAGAAATGCTCACGGGAAAGCGTCCAACAGATGAGATGTTTACTAATGGTTTGAACCTTCACACATTTGTGGAAAAAGCATTTCCTCAAAAGATTACTGAAGTTCTAGATCCTTGCATCGTTCCAAGTTCTGAAGATGGTGATGTGCACGACAATTTGAACCATGGAAATAATGCAACAGATGGCGTGAAGAGCTGCATTGTGCAGCTTGTTAAACTCGGTCTCCTGTGCTCTATGGAGACACCAAAAGATCGACCCACAATGCAGGATGTTTATGCTGAAGTCATCACAATCAAAGAAGCATTTGCAGCGCTACATGGTTGA
- the LOC112888596 gene encoding histone deacetylase 1 isoform X3 gives MDASAGGGGNSLPTTGADGSKRRVCYFYDAEVGNYYYGQGHPMKPHRIRMTHALLGRYGLLDQMQVLRPHPARDRDLCRFHADDYVAFLRSVTPETQQDQIRALKRFNVGEDCPVFDGLYSFCQTYAGGSVGGAVKLNHGHDIAINWAGGLHHAKKCEASGFCYVNDIVLAILELLKYHQRVLYVDIDIHHGDGVEEAFYTTDRVMTVSFHKFGDYFPGTGDIRDVGHSKGKYYSLNVPLDDGIDDESYQSLFKPIMGKVMEVFNPGAVVLQCGADSLSGDRLGCFNLSIKGHAECVRFMRSFNVPLLLLGGGGYTIRNVARCWCYETGVALGHELTDKMPANEYYEYFGPDYTLHVAPSNMENKNTRHQLDDIRSKLLDNLSKLRHAPSVQFQERPPETELPEQDEDKENADERGDADSDVEMNDAKPLEDSGRRSSIQGVRMKKEPAETEGTDLDVNSVAAEHSRGSGPVADGVGSSKPTLVPSTERPGEEGRGIDDGTHGT, from the exons ATGGACGcgtcggccggcggcggcggcaactcCCTGCCGACCACCGGCGCGGACGGCTCGAAGCGGCGCGTCTGCTACTTCTACGACGCGGAGGTGGGCAACTACTACTACGGGCAGGGCCACCCGATGAAGCCGCACCGCATCCGCATGACCCACGCGCTGCTCGGCCGCTACGGCCTCCTCGACCAGATGCAGGTGCTCCGGCCCCACCCCGCCCGCGACCGCGACCTCTGCCGCTTCCACGCCGACGACTACGTCGCCTTCCTCCGCTCCGTCACCCCCGAGACGCAGCAGGACCAGATCCGCGCGCTCAAGAGGTTCAACGTCGGCGAGGACTGCCCCGTCTTCGACGGGCTCTACAGCTTCTGCCAGACCTACGCGGGGGGATCCGTCGGCGGCGCCGTCAAGCTCAACCACGGCCACGACATCGCCATCAACTGGGCCGGCGGACTCCACCACGCCAAGAAGTGCGAGGCCTCCGGGTTCTGCTATGTCAATGACATCGTCCTCGCCATCCTCGAGCTCCTCAAGTACCACCAG CGCGTTCTGTACGTGGATATTGATATCCACCACGGTGATGGCGTGGAGGAGGCATTTTACACCACGGACCGGGTGATGACGGTCTCGTTCCATAAGTTTGGGGATTATTTCCCTGGGACAGGGGACATTCGTGACGTTGGACACTCGAAGGGGAAGTACTACTCACTGAATGTCCCGTTGGATGATGGTATTGATGATGAGAGCTACCAGTCATTGTTCAAGCCGATAATGGGCAAGGTGATGGAGGTCTTCAACCCTGGTGCTGTCGTGCTTCAGTGCGGTGCCGATTCCTTATCAGGTGACAGGTTGGGCTGTTTCAACCTGTCTATTAAGGGGCATGCTGAATGCGTGAGATTCATGAGGTCTTTCAATGTCCCGCTATTGCTGCTTGGTGGTGGCGGGTATACCATAAGAAATGTTGCACGATGTTGGTGCTATGAG ACAGGAGTTGCCCTGGGTCATGAGCTCACTGACAAGATGCCCGCTAATGAGTACTATGAGTACTTTGGTCCAGATTACACTCTACATGTTGCTCCAAGTAACATGGAGAACAAAAACACACGGCATCAATTGGATGATATAAGATCAAAACTTCTTGATAATCTATCAAAACTGCGACACGCTCCTAGTGTCCAATTTCAAGAGCGACCTCCAGAGACTGAGTTACCTGAG CAAGATGAAGATAAAGAGAATGCTGATGAAAGAGGTGATGCTGATTCTGATGTGGAAATGAATGATGCCAAGCCTTTGGAGGACTCTGGAAG GAGAAGCAGCATACAAGGTGTAAGAATGAAGAAGGAACCTGCTGAGACAGAGGGAACTGATCTG GATGTTAATAGTGTGGCTGCAGAACATTCAAGAGGTAGTGGACCTGTGGCTGATGGAGTTGGGTCCTCAAAACCAACACTG GTCCCATCCACTGAACGGCCAGGAGAAGAGGGCAGAGGGATCGATGATGGAACGCATG GAACTTAA
- the LOC112888598 gene encoding uncharacterized protein LOC112888598 isoform X1, translating into MAAQGSLIAWRAVFAALGVLMVGTLVYTCATDGSPFRPELLTPWMVATLVDFYVNVIAISAWVIYKEASWVSSAVWVVLLFCFGSAATCAYIVMKLFEVTPAGPSQDPLDLLFIRQGNLSQRKCSYVIIGRIIFSILGIFMAAVVTYTVITDGLPFRKELLTPWMAATLIDFYINIFAISVWVAHKESSWISTTIWIVLLICFGSITTCGYIVLQLLQVSYQDPIYHVLLNSHSKYGIATSL; encoded by the exons ATGGCGGCGCAGGGGTCCCTAATCGCTTGGAGGGCGGTGTTCGCGGCGCTGGGCGTGCTCATGGTGGGCACGCTGGTGTACACCTGCGCCACCGACGGCTCGCCGTTCCGCCCCGAGCTGCTTACGCC ATGGATGGTGGCAACACTGGTTGATTTTTATGTGAATGTAATTGCAATCTCG GCATGGGTTATCTACAAGGAAGCAAGCTGGGTTAGTTCTGCCGTGTGGGTGGTTCTGTTGTTTTGCTTTGGCAG TGCTGCTACTTGCGCTTATATTGTTATGAAGCTTTTTGAAGTAACACCTGCGGGACCATCCCAAGATCCACTTGATCTTCTGTTTATCAG GCAAGGTAACCTATCCCAGAGAAAATGCTCTTATGTCATAATTGGAAGGATTATTTTCAGCATTTTGGGGATATTCATGGCTGCCGTTGTCACATATACTGTTATCACTGATGGACTTCCTTTTAGGAAGGAATTGTTGACACC GTGGATGGCGGCAACCTTAATTGATTTCTACATAAATATCTTTGCAATATCG GTTTGGGTTGCTCATAAGGAATCGTCTTGGATATCAACTACCATTTGGATTGTCTTGTTGATATGCTTTGGAAG CATCACAACATGCGGATACATTGTTCTCCAACTTCTCCAAGTATCATATCAAGACCCAATCTACCACGTGCTATTGAACTCTCATAGCAAGTATGGAATTGCGACTTCCCTGTAA
- the LOC112888596 gene encoding histone deacetylase 1 isoform X2, with translation MDASAGGGGNSLPTTGADGSKRRVCYFYDAEVGNYYYGQGHPMKPHRIRMTHALLGRYGLLDQMQVLRPHPARDRDLCRFHADDYVAFLRSVTPETQQDQIRALKRFNVGEDCPVFDGLYSFCQTYAGGSVGGAVKLNHGHDIAINWAGGLHHAKKCEASGFCYVNDIVLAILELLKYHQRVLYVDIDIHHGDGVEEAFYTTDRVMTVSFHKFGDYFPGTGDIRDVGHSKGKYYSLNVPLDDGIDDESYQSLFKPIMGKVMEVFNPGAVVLQCGADSLSGDRLGCFNLSIKGHAECVRFMRSFNVPLLLLGGGGYTIRNVARCWCYETGVALGHELTDKMPANEYYEYFGPDYTLHVAPSNMENKNTRHQLDDIRSKLLDNLSKLRHAPSVQFQERPPETELPEQDEDKENADERGDADSDVEMNDAKPLEDSGRRSSIQGVRMKKEPAETEGTDLDVNSVAAEHSRGSGPVADGVGSSKPTLVPSTERPGEEGRGIDDGTHGCQS, from the exons ATGGACGcgtcggccggcggcggcggcaactcCCTGCCGACCACCGGCGCGGACGGCTCGAAGCGGCGCGTCTGCTACTTCTACGACGCGGAGGTGGGCAACTACTACTACGGGCAGGGCCACCCGATGAAGCCGCACCGCATCCGCATGACCCACGCGCTGCTCGGCCGCTACGGCCTCCTCGACCAGATGCAGGTGCTCCGGCCCCACCCCGCCCGCGACCGCGACCTCTGCCGCTTCCACGCCGACGACTACGTCGCCTTCCTCCGCTCCGTCACCCCCGAGACGCAGCAGGACCAGATCCGCGCGCTCAAGAGGTTCAACGTCGGCGAGGACTGCCCCGTCTTCGACGGGCTCTACAGCTTCTGCCAGACCTACGCGGGGGGATCCGTCGGCGGCGCCGTCAAGCTCAACCACGGCCACGACATCGCCATCAACTGGGCCGGCGGACTCCACCACGCCAAGAAGTGCGAGGCCTCCGGGTTCTGCTATGTCAATGACATCGTCCTCGCCATCCTCGAGCTCCTCAAGTACCACCAG CGCGTTCTGTACGTGGATATTGATATCCACCACGGTGATGGCGTGGAGGAGGCATTTTACACCACGGACCGGGTGATGACGGTCTCGTTCCATAAGTTTGGGGATTATTTCCCTGGGACAGGGGACATTCGTGACGTTGGACACTCGAAGGGGAAGTACTACTCACTGAATGTCCCGTTGGATGATGGTATTGATGATGAGAGCTACCAGTCATTGTTCAAGCCGATAATGGGCAAGGTGATGGAGGTCTTCAACCCTGGTGCTGTCGTGCTTCAGTGCGGTGCCGATTCCTTATCAGGTGACAGGTTGGGCTGTTTCAACCTGTCTATTAAGGGGCATGCTGAATGCGTGAGATTCATGAGGTCTTTCAATGTCCCGCTATTGCTGCTTGGTGGTGGCGGGTATACCATAAGAAATGTTGCACGATGTTGGTGCTATGAG ACAGGAGTTGCCCTGGGTCATGAGCTCACTGACAAGATGCCCGCTAATGAGTACTATGAGTACTTTGGTCCAGATTACACTCTACATGTTGCTCCAAGTAACATGGAGAACAAAAACACACGGCATCAATTGGATGATATAAGATCAAAACTTCTTGATAATCTATCAAAACTGCGACACGCTCCTAGTGTCCAATTTCAAGAGCGACCTCCAGAGACTGAGTTACCTGAG CAAGATGAAGATAAAGAGAATGCTGATGAAAGAGGTGATGCTGATTCTGATGTGGAAATGAATGATGCCAAGCCTTTGGAGGACTCTGGAAG GAGAAGCAGCATACAAGGTGTAAGAATGAAGAAGGAACCTGCTGAGACAGAGGGAACTGATCTG GATGTTAATAGTGTGGCTGCAGAACATTCAAGAGGTAGTGGACCTGTGGCTGATGGAGTTGGGTCCTCAAAACCAACACTG GTCCCATCCACTGAACGGCCAGGAGAAGAGGGCAGAGGGATCGATGATGGAACGCATGGTTGTCAATCTTGA